A DNA window from Paramormyrops kingsleyae isolate MSU_618 chromosome 10, PKINGS_0.4, whole genome shotgun sequence contains the following coding sequences:
- the tbx22 gene encoding T-box transcription factor TBX22 isoform X2 — protein MSEEVQRGAAEQRPKREFTYVTPLGGSPPGNLLAPSMKQVVLQKPRTSRLRMFPSVRVKVKSLDPFKQYYIALDITPVDSKRYRYVYHSSQWMVAGNTDHSCIAPRLYVHPDSPCSGETWMRQVISFDRVKLTNNELDDKGHIILQSMHKYQPRIHVIEHDPRVDLSQIQSLPAEGVHSFSFPETQFTTVTAYQNQQITKLKIDRNPFAKGFRDPGRNRGVLDGLLDSYPWRNPLGFDLKGFSMEPHGGNSGYLSSCGTQSTLKGLLSPACTPPSFPFSIPCSDTALPGLTLPLCYKASPSAGLLAARPYGLPGPEKLRDLSECRPVADFQLLSALHRKKESSCRAQCLRRLPAGPSCQPTLHSLQGTGVSVIHQPYLHHETLQQQLPPPYSLYGYSLPTGTHFPGAARHLKLSDGLTLMPADNLLPRALCHPTINHCL, from the exons ATGTCCGAGGAAGTGCAGCGCGGTGCCGCAGAGCAAAGGCCGAAACGGGAGTTTACATATGTGACACCGCTCGGAGGCTCACCTCCGGGAAATTTATTGGCCCCTAGCATGAAGCAGGTGGTCCTGCAAAAGCCCAGGACGTCCAGGCT GAGAATGTTCCCGTCCGTTCGTGTAAAAGTGAAGAGTCTGGATCCCTTCAAGCAATATTACATCGCACTGGATATCACGCCCGTCGACTCAAAAAGATACAG GTACGTGTACCACAGCTCGCAGTGGATGGTGGCTGGCAATACGGACCACTCGTGCATTGCGCCCCGGCTGTACGTGCACCCCGACTCGCCCTGCTCCGGAGAGACCTGGATGCGTCAGGTCATTAGCTTCGACCGCGTCAAACTGACCAACAACGAGCTGGACGATAAGGGACAT ATAATTCTGCAGTCTATGCACAAGTACCAGCCGAGGATCCACGTCATCGAGCATGACCCCAGAGTGGACCTCTCGCAGATCCAGTCGCTGCCCGCCGAAGGTGTGCATAGTTTCTCGTTCCCTGAAACCCAGTTCACGACCGTCACGGCTTACCAGAATCAGCAG ATCACCAAGCTGAAGATCGACAGGAATCCGTTTGCCAAAGGCTTCAGGGACCCAGGGAGAAACAG GGGGGTGTTGGACGGACTGCTTGACTCTTACCCGTGGCGGAATCCTCTTGGTTTCGACCTGAAAGGATTTTCCATGGAACCACACG GAGGGAATTCTGGGTATTTGTCCTCCTGTGGGACCCAGTCCACCCTGAAGGGTCTCCTGTCTCCCGCCTGCACCCCGCCCTCCTTCCCGTTCAGCATTCCCTGCTCGGATACTGCGCTACCCGGCCTGACCCTCCCACTCTGCTACAAGGCGTCCCCGTCAGCCGGCCTGCTAGCGGCCAGGCCCTATGGCCTTCCGGGGCCTGAGAAGTTGCGGGATCTCTCCGAGTGCCGGCCCGTGGCAGACTTTCAGCTCCTGTCTGCCCTGCACCGGAAGAAGGAGTCCAGCTGCAGGGCCCAGTGCCTCCGAAGGTTACCCGCTGGACCCTCCTGCCAGCCTACGCTGCACAGTCTCCAAGGCACCGGGGTTTCTGTGATCCACCAGCCGTACCTGCATCACGAGAcactgcagcagcagctgcCACCTCCTTACAGCCTCTACGGATACAGCCTCCCCACAGGAACCCACTTCCCAGGTGCAGCTCGGCACCTGAAACTGTCTGACGGCTTGACTCTGATGCCCGCCGATAATTtgctgccccgggcactttgtCACCCCACCATTAACCACTGTCTTTGA
- the tbx22 gene encoding T-box transcription factor TBX22 isoform X1 produces MQGLSSRAHAFSVEALVGRASCKRMKLENRKEENAQNVPRNAEQQDMPACTVISEEEEPDNETERRRKGDLAQREPAEDECDQEKEVAVELQGTDLWNRFHEIGTEMIITKAGRRMFPSVRVKVKSLDPFKQYYIALDITPVDSKRYRYVYHSSQWMVAGNTDHSCIAPRLYVHPDSPCSGETWMRQVISFDRVKLTNNELDDKGHIILQSMHKYQPRIHVIEHDPRVDLSQIQSLPAEGVHSFSFPETQFTTVTAYQNQQITKLKIDRNPFAKGFRDPGRNRGVLDGLLDSYPWRNPLGFDLKGFSMEPHGGNSGYLSSCGTQSTLKGLLSPACTPPSFPFSIPCSDTALPGLTLPLCYKASPSAGLLAARPYGLPGPEKLRDLSECRPVADFQLLSALHRKKESSCRAQCLRRLPAGPSCQPTLHSLQGTGVSVIHQPYLHHETLQQQLPPPYSLYGYSLPTGTHFPGAARHLKLSDGLTLMPADNLLPRALCHPTINHCL; encoded by the exons ATGCAGGGTCTAAGCTCCCGAGCTCACGCTTTCTCAGTGGAAGCCTTAGTGGGGAGAGCGTCGTGCAAGAGGATGAAGTTAGAGAACAGGAAAGAAGAGAACGCGCAGAACGTTCCCCGGAACGCGGAGCAGCAGGATATGCCCGCATGTACCGTTATCAGCGAGGAAGAGGAGCCAG ACAACGAAACAGAGAGAAGACGGAAAGGTGACCTGGCCCAGAGGGAACCCGCTGAAGATGAGTGTGATCAGGAGAAGGAGGTGGCGGTGGAGCTCCAGGGGACCGACCTGTGGAACAGATTTCACGAGATCGGCACAGAGATGATCATCACGAAGGCCGGGAG GAGAATGTTCCCGTCCGTTCGTGTAAAAGTGAAGAGTCTGGATCCCTTCAAGCAATATTACATCGCACTGGATATCACGCCCGTCGACTCAAAAAGATACAG GTACGTGTACCACAGCTCGCAGTGGATGGTGGCTGGCAATACGGACCACTCGTGCATTGCGCCCCGGCTGTACGTGCACCCCGACTCGCCCTGCTCCGGAGAGACCTGGATGCGTCAGGTCATTAGCTTCGACCGCGTCAAACTGACCAACAACGAGCTGGACGATAAGGGACAT ATAATTCTGCAGTCTATGCACAAGTACCAGCCGAGGATCCACGTCATCGAGCATGACCCCAGAGTGGACCTCTCGCAGATCCAGTCGCTGCCCGCCGAAGGTGTGCATAGTTTCTCGTTCCCTGAAACCCAGTTCACGACCGTCACGGCTTACCAGAATCAGCAG ATCACCAAGCTGAAGATCGACAGGAATCCGTTTGCCAAAGGCTTCAGGGACCCAGGGAGAAACAG GGGGGTGTTGGACGGACTGCTTGACTCTTACCCGTGGCGGAATCCTCTTGGTTTCGACCTGAAAGGATTTTCCATGGAACCACACG GAGGGAATTCTGGGTATTTGTCCTCCTGTGGGACCCAGTCCACCCTGAAGGGTCTCCTGTCTCCCGCCTGCACCCCGCCCTCCTTCCCGTTCAGCATTCCCTGCTCGGATACTGCGCTACCCGGCCTGACCCTCCCACTCTGCTACAAGGCGTCCCCGTCAGCCGGCCTGCTAGCGGCCAGGCCCTATGGCCTTCCGGGGCCTGAGAAGTTGCGGGATCTCTCCGAGTGCCGGCCCGTGGCAGACTTTCAGCTCCTGTCTGCCCTGCACCGGAAGAAGGAGTCCAGCTGCAGGGCCCAGTGCCTCCGAAGGTTACCCGCTGGACCCTCCTGCCAGCCTACGCTGCACAGTCTCCAAGGCACCGGGGTTTCTGTGATCCACCAGCCGTACCTGCATCACGAGAcactgcagcagcagctgcCACCTCCTTACAGCCTCTACGGATACAGCCTCCCCACAGGAACCCACTTCCCAGGTGCAGCTCGGCACCTGAAACTGTCTGACGGCTTGACTCTGATGCCCGCCGATAATTtgctgccccgggcactttgtCACCCCACCATTAACCACTGTCTTTGA